From Parasteatoda tepidariorum isolate YZ-2023 chromosome 1, CAS_Ptep_4.0, whole genome shotgun sequence, one genomic window encodes:
- the LOC122271356 gene encoding uncharacterized protein: MTEIGEKHKTIALQWIPSHCRIPGNEKADALAKKGCFVNQAPNNLVSYKSTSLMINHAIKTTHISLLKERTKEKSWGNDIFNLPDCPRSSAVAAFRLATKHDCLYDHLFRLKIVDSPACPLCRSGATMNAGHLLNCSVLTKNCIYSRYWEARELLFNLSS, encoded by the coding sequence ATGACAGAGATAGGTGAAAAACATAAAACGATTGCCTTACAATGGATCCCATCCCACTGTCGTATCCCTGGCAACGAAAAAGCTGATGCACTGGCCAAAAAAGGTTGCTTTGTTAATCAAGCCCCAAATAACTTGGTTAGCTATAAGTCCACTTCATTAATGATTAATCATGCAATTAAGACAACACATATATCATTGCTAAAGGAacgaacaaaagaaaaatcgtggggaaatgacatttttaatctcCCCGATTGCCCAAGAAGCAGTGCTGTAGCTGCCTTTCGTCTTGCTACCAAACACGACTGCTTATACGACCATCTTTTCCGTCTTAAAATAGTGGATAGTCCTGCCTGCCCCCTCTGCCGCAGTGGTGCGACGATGAATGCTGGACATCTTCTAAACTGTTCAGTTCTCACAAAGAACTGCATCTACTCCCGATACTGGGAGGCCAGAGaacttttgttcaatttaagttcttga